A single genomic interval of Psychroserpens sp. NJDZ02 harbors:
- the lpxA gene encoding acyl-ACP--UDP-N-acetylglucosamine O-acyltransferase gives MNQPLAYVHPGAKIAKNVVIEPFTTIYNNVTIGEGTWIGSNVTIMEGARIGKNCNIFPGSVISAVPQDLKYNDEDTLTIIGDNVTIRECVTINRGTTDRMKTVIGDNCLIMAYCHIAHDCIVGTNCIFSNNSTLAGHINIGDYVVLAGMTAVHQFCSVGSHAFVTGGSLVRKDVPPFVKAGREPLSYVGINSVGLRRRGYSTEKIREIQDIFRILYQKNYNNTQAAGIIEAEMEATTERDEILQFIKNSHRGIMKGYFKSN, from the coding sequence ATGAACCAACCTTTAGCATACGTACATCCAGGAGCGAAAATCGCAAAAAATGTTGTTATTGAACCATTTACGACTATATATAACAATGTAACAATTGGAGAAGGTACTTGGATAGGTAGTAATGTAACTATAATGGAAGGCGCAAGAATAGGAAAAAATTGTAATATTTTTCCTGGTTCTGTAATTTCAGCTGTACCACAAGATTTAAAATATAACGATGAGGACACATTAACTATAATTGGTGACAATGTTACAATTAGAGAATGTGTTACTATTAATAGAGGAACGACCGATAGAATGAAAACCGTAATTGGCGATAATTGTCTAATTATGGCCTATTGTCACATTGCGCATGATTGTATAGTGGGTACAAATTGTATCTTTTCAAACAACTCTACACTTGCAGGACATATTAATATTGGAGACTATGTTGTGTTAGCGGGGATGACTGCTGTACATCAATTTTGTTCAGTAGGGAGCCATGCATTTGTAACCGGAGGGTCATTAGTACGTAAAGATGTGCCACCATTTGTAAAAGCAGGGCGTGAACCACTATCTTACGTAGGTATTAACTCGGTAGGATTAAGACGTAGAGGTTATAGCACAGAAAAAATCAGAGAAATTCAAGATATTTTTAGAATATTATATCAAAAAAATTATAATAATACTCAAGCTGCTGGAATTATTGAAGCAGAAATGGAAGCTACGACTGAGCGTGACGAGATTCTTCAGTTTATCAAGAATTCTCATCGTGGAATTATGAAAGGGTATTTCAAATCAAATTAG
- a CDS encoding nuclear transport factor 2 family protein — MSARAVVKAFYNLDLAKAEDAIDLFDKDCQLHWNSSKGYTALDYNAISKKLKEVRQSFVTFTYKLSHLLKENNTITARYTAYAATIERPDKVEPIAHFISIWEVKDGLLYRGHEISQLFDENPSSLSSYSEK; from the coding sequence ATGTCAGCCAGAGCAGTTGTAAAAGCCTTTTATAATTTAGATTTAGCAAAAGCAGAAGATGCTATAGATTTGTTTGACAAAGATTGTCAATTACATTGGAATAGCAGTAAAGGTTATACTGCTTTAGATTATAATGCTATAAGCAAAAAACTAAAAGAAGTTAGACAGTCTTTTGTAACATTTACTTATAAATTAAGTCATTTGTTAAAAGAAAACAATACAATTACCGCAAGATATACGGCATATGCGGCAACTATTGAAAGACCTGATAAGGTAGAGCCAATCGCGCATTTTATATCTATTTGGGAGGTAAAAGATGGACTTTTATACAGAGGACATGAAATAAGTCAGTTGTTTGATGAGAACCCATCTAGTTTATCTTCATATTCAGAAAAATAA
- a CDS encoding bifunctional UDP-3-O-[3-hydroxymyristoyl] N-acetylglucosamine deacetylase/3-hydroxyacyl-ACP dehydratase — MGIISTDIKQKTIQKEISLTGVGLHTGKQVTLTFKPAPENTGFAFKRIDLEGSPVIEADANYVTNTQRGTCLEKNGVKIQTCEHVLAALIGLDIDNAILELDNSEPPIMDGSSKFFVEAIETAGIEEQEAFREEYVVTSVISYTDEETGSEILIMPSNCYQVTAMVDFGTKVLGTQNATLNAISDFKRDISDSRTFSFLHELESLLEHGLIKGGDLNNAIVYVDKELSESTMEKLKTAFNKDSISVKPNGILDNLTLHYPNEAARHKLLDVIGDLALIGTRIRGKVIANKPGHFVNTQFAKKMSKLIKNERRNNVPNIDLNQTPVMDVMQIMDMLPHRQPFLLLDKVFELSDTHVIGLKNVTMNEEFFKGHFPGAPVMPGVLIIEAMAQTGGILVLSTVPDPENYLTFFMKMDKVKFKQKVVPGDTLIFKCSLITPIRRGICHMQGYAYANGKLCAEAELMAQISKVK; from the coding sequence ATGGGAATAATTAGTACTGACATAAAGCAAAAAACCATACAAAAGGAAATTTCTCTTACAGGTGTGGGCTTACATACAGGAAAACAGGTAACCTTAACTTTTAAGCCTGCTCCAGAAAATACAGGTTTTGCTTTTAAAAGAATTGATTTAGAAGGTAGCCCTGTAATAGAAGCAGATGCAAATTATGTGACAAACACGCAACGTGGTACTTGTTTAGAAAAAAACGGAGTAAAAATACAAACATGCGAACATGTTTTGGCGGCTTTAATAGGATTAGATATAGATAATGCTATTTTAGAATTAGATAACTCAGAACCACCAATCATGGATGGGTCTTCTAAGTTTTTTGTAGAAGCAATCGAAACTGCTGGGATAGAAGAGCAAGAGGCTTTTCGTGAAGAATATGTGGTTACCAGTGTTATTTCTTACACAGATGAGGAAACAGGTAGCGAAATTTTGATAATGCCATCAAATTGTTATCAAGTGACTGCTATGGTAGATTTTGGGACTAAAGTATTGGGTACTCAGAATGCAACATTAAATGCTATTTCAGATTTTAAAAGAGATATTTCAGACTCTAGGACCTTTAGTTTTTTACATGAATTGGAATCACTTTTAGAGCACGGTTTAATAAAAGGTGGGGATTTAAATAATGCTATAGTATATGTAGATAAAGAATTGTCTGAGTCTACAATGGAAAAATTAAAGACAGCCTTTAATAAAGACTCTATCTCTGTAAAACCGAATGGGATTTTGGATAATTTAACGTTACACTATCCAAATGAAGCCGCTAGACATAAATTATTAGATGTTATAGGTGATTTAGCTTTAATAGGAACTCGCATTAGAGGTAAAGTTATTGCTAATAAGCCAGGACACTTTGTAAATACACAATTTGCAAAAAAGATGTCTAAATTAATTAAGAATGAAAGACGTAATAACGTCCCAAATATAGATTTGAATCAAACACCAGTAATGGATGTGATGCAAATCATGGATATGTTACCACATAGACAACCCTTTTTATTACTAGACAAGGTTTTTGAATTATCAGATACCCATGTTATTGGTCTTAAAAATGTGACTATGAATGAAGAATTCTTCAAAGGTCATTTTCCAGGAGCACCAGTTATGCCAGGTGTATTGATAATAGAGGCTATGGCTCAAACCGGAGGGATTCTAGTATTAAGTACGGTCCCAGATCCTGAAAATTACTTAACGTTTTTCATGAAAATGGACAAAGTTAAATTTAAACAAAAAGTAGTACCAGGAGATACGTTAATATTCAAATGCTCGTTAATAACACCAATTAGACGTGGTATTTGTCATATGCAAGGGTATGCTTATGCTAACGGTAAGTTGTGCGCGGAAGCAGAGTTGATGGCGCAAATTTCAAAAGTAAAATAA
- a CDS encoding VWA domain-containing protein, which yields MSTETLLYIILAGIVALLLALFQYKYKTKGASKSNALFAFLRFITFFSVLLLLINPKFEQVKYYTEKPNLVIAVDNSASIKHLKQTENAKAVLKAITTNSQLNDKFNVEIFSFGNVLNAQDSLSFTKSQTNLDKVFKELSQVYKNTVSPTLLVTDGNQTIGNDYQFSAKKYSQAIYPIILGDTIVYSDLQISKLNVNKYAYPKNKFPVEAIVVYNGEQAVTSKFVVTKGNTTVYSKVVKLDKSNNSEVLNFALSANSIGVQSYKAQIIPLSTEKNKTNNYKNFAVEFIDQKSKIAIVSTVLHPDLGALKKSIESNEQREVVFFKPNKFLDQINDFQLVVLYQPNNSFKSVFQELDKQNKNKWIISGSKTDWRFLNSVSTNYSLDSASQTEDYQPNLNTNYTSFIIEDLDFQSFPPLKATFGDADFNVPFESILFKTVSGIKTEHPLLATLETNGRREAILFGENIWQWRAQSYLNTDDFLQFDNFIGKLVQYLASNKRKNRLNIDYNSFYNGSDNIVISAQFFNKNYEFDANASLSMSLKNNDTGIKFNRPLILKGNNYQANLNGLEAGNYNFTVSSASEKISVSGSFKIIEYNVEEQFLNADVTKLQQLATNSNGNAYFVSDYNALAKELLMDKRYQATQKSNKSVVPLIDWYYLLFIIALSLSLEWFIRKYQGLI from the coding sequence ATGTCAACAGAAACACTCTTATATATCATTTTAGCAGGAATAGTAGCGCTTTTACTAGCGTTGTTCCAGTATAAATACAAAACAAAAGGCGCATCAAAATCTAATGCGCTTTTTGCTTTTTTGCGTTTTATCACCTTCTTTTCAGTCTTATTACTGCTTATAAATCCAAAATTTGAGCAAGTAAAATATTATACTGAAAAACCGAATTTGGTGATAGCTGTGGATAACTCTGCGTCTATAAAGCATTTAAAGCAAACCGAAAATGCAAAAGCGGTTTTAAAAGCTATTACAACCAATTCGCAATTAAACGATAAGTTTAATGTTGAAATATTTTCTTTTGGAAATGTTTTAAACGCCCAAGATAGCTTGTCTTTTACCAAGTCTCAGACTAATTTAGATAAGGTTTTTAAAGAATTATCTCAGGTTTATAAAAACACGGTATCACCAACACTGCTAGTCACTGATGGAAATCAAACCATTGGTAATGATTACCAGTTCTCTGCAAAAAAATATAGCCAAGCAATTTATCCTATTATATTAGGGGATACAATTGTATATTCTGACTTACAAATCAGTAAATTGAATGTCAATAAATATGCCTATCCAAAGAATAAATTTCCAGTTGAAGCTATTGTAGTGTATAATGGAGAGCAAGCTGTGACCAGTAAATTTGTGGTTACAAAAGGTAATACTACAGTCTATTCTAAAGTTGTAAAACTGGATAAAAGTAATAATAGCGAAGTTTTAAACTTTGCGTTATCTGCAAATAGTATTGGCGTACAAAGTTATAAAGCGCAGATTATTCCGTTGTCTACAGAGAAAAATAAGACCAATAATTATAAGAATTTTGCAGTAGAATTCATTGATCAAAAATCAAAAATTGCTATTGTTAGTACAGTTTTACATCCTGATTTAGGAGCTTTAAAAAAGAGTATAGAAAGTAACGAGCAACGTGAGGTTGTGTTTTTTAAACCAAATAAATTTTTGGATCAAATCAATGATTTTCAATTGGTTGTTTTGTATCAGCCAAACAATAGCTTTAAGTCTGTTTTTCAGGAGTTAGATAAGCAAAATAAAAATAAATGGATTATTTCAGGTTCCAAAACAGATTGGCGTTTTTTAAATAGTGTCTCGACAAACTATAGTTTAGATAGTGCTTCTCAAACGGAGGATTATCAACCAAATTTGAATACAAATTACACTTCTTTTATTATTGAAGATTTGGATTTCCAAAGCTTTCCACCTCTAAAAGCTACTTTTGGTGATGCGGATTTTAATGTGCCTTTTGAATCTATTTTGTTTAAAACTGTATCTGGAATAAAAACAGAACACCCGTTGTTAGCAACACTAGAAACTAATGGAAGAAGAGAAGCTATATTATTTGGAGAAAATATATGGCAATGGCGCGCTCAAAGTTATTTAAACACAGATGACTTTTTGCAGTTTGATAATTTTATAGGCAAATTGGTACAATACTTAGCTTCAAACAAACGTAAAAACAGATTAAACATCGATTATAATTCATTTTATAATGGAAGTGATAATATTGTGATTAGTGCTCAATTTTTTAATAAGAATTATGAGTTTGATGCCAATGCTTCTTTATCAATGTCATTAAAAAATAATGACACAGGAATAAAATTCAATAGACCTTTGATTTTAAAAGGAAACAATTACCAAGCTAATTTAAATGGTTTAGAGGCTGGGAATTATAATTTCACGGTTAGTTCGGCTTCAGAGAAAATATCAGTTTCAGGAAGCTTTAAAATTATTGAATATAATGTCGAGGAGCAATTTTTGAATGCCGATGTAACAAAGCTACAACAGTTAGCTACAAATAGTAATGGAAATGCTTATTTTGTAAGTGATTATAATGCTTTAGCAAAAGAGCTATTAATGGATAAGCGGTACCAAGCTACTCAAAAAAGTAATAAAAGTGTTGTACCTTTGATTGATTGGTATTATTTACTATTTATTATAGCGCTGAGCTTATCTTTAGAGTGGTTTATAAGAAAATATCAAGGATTAATTTAA
- the fabG gene encoding 3-oxoacyl-[acyl-carrier-protein] reductase produces MKLLEGKTAIITGASRGIGKGIAQVFAQQGANVAFTYSSSVEAANELEKELNALGVKAKGYKSNAASFEEAQKLGEDVLAEFGSIDVLINNAGITKDNLLMRMGEDDFDKVIEVNLKSVFNMTKAVQRTMLKQRKGSIINMSSVVGVKGNAGQTNYAASKAGIIGFSKSVALELGSRNIRSNVIAPGFIETEMTAKLDEDTVKGWRNAIPLKRGGTPEDIANVCVFLASDMSAYVTGQTINVDGGMLT; encoded by the coding sequence ATGAAACTTTTAGAAGGAAAGACAGCAATCATCACAGGTGCTTCAAGAGGTATTGGTAAGGGTATTGCTCAAGTATTTGCGCAGCAAGGTGCTAATGTAGCATTCACTTATAGTTCATCTGTAGAGGCTGCAAATGAGTTGGAAAAAGAATTAAATGCTTTAGGTGTTAAAGCAAAAGGATATAAAAGTAATGCAGCTAGTTTTGAAGAAGCTCAAAAATTAGGTGAAGATGTACTAGCAGAATTCGGTAGTATTGACGTGTTAATTAATAATGCAGGAATTACTAAGGACAATTTATTAATGAGAATGGGTGAGGACGATTTTGATAAAGTTATCGAAGTCAACCTAAAATCTGTTTTTAATATGACTAAAGCTGTACAACGCACAATGTTGAAGCAACGTAAAGGCTCTATTATTAATATGAGTTCTGTTGTTGGGGTTAAAGGTAATGCAGGACAAACTAACTATGCAGCCTCAAAAGCAGGTATTATTGGGTTTTCAAAGTCTGTAGCGTTGGAGTTAGGCTCAAGAAATATTAGAAGTAACGTGATTGCTCCTGGTTTTATTGAAACAGAAATGACAGCAAAACTAGATGAAGACACAGTAAAAGGATGGCGTAATGCAATCCCATTAAAACGTGGAGGTACACCTGAAGATATCGCAAATGTTTGTGTGTTCTTAGCATCAGACATGTCAGCGTATGTAACTGGACAGACAATAAATGTGGATGGCGGAATGTTAACATAA
- the efp gene encoding elongation factor P — MATTSDIRNGLCIRYNNDIYKIIEFLHVKPGKGPAFVRTKMKSVTNGKVLDNTFSAGHKLEDVRVETHKFQYLYNDGEFYHFMNETDYTQIRLLESALDTPDLMKEGEVVTIQINSEDNMPLSVDMPATVILEVTATEPGVKGNTATNATKPATVETGATVNVPLFINEGDKIKVETDKGTYKERVKE, encoded by the coding sequence ATGGCAACTACTTCAGATATTAGAAACGGACTTTGTATTCGATATAATAACGATATTTATAAAATCATTGAATTTTTACACGTAAAACCAGGAAAAGGACCAGCGTTTGTTAGAACTAAAATGAAAAGTGTAACCAACGGAAAAGTATTGGATAATACCTTTTCTGCAGGTCATAAATTGGAAGATGTAAGAGTAGAAACACATAAGTTTCAATATTTATATAATGATGGTGAATTTTATCATTTTATGAATGAAACGGATTATACTCAAATTAGATTATTAGAATCTGCTTTAGATACACCAGATTTAATGAAAGAAGGAGAAGTGGTAACTATTCAGATTAATTCAGAAGATAATATGCCACTTTCTGTAGATATGCCTGCAACTGTTATTTTAGAGGTAACAGCTACAGAGCCAGGAGTAAAAGGGAATACTGCAACAAACGCAACTAAGCCCGCAACTGTTGAAACTGGAGCAACTGTAAATGTCCCTTTGTTTATTAATGAAGGAGATAAAATTAAAGTTGAAACAGACAAAGGAACGTATAAAGAACGTGTTAAAGAATAG
- a CDS encoding M16 family metallopeptidase → MKHLKLVLAVAMITFVASCKKGNSDQLAVKTETQKDANGFSYESVANDPTGLRLYTLDNGLKVYLSKNTEEPKIQTYIAVRAGSNYDPKESTGLAHYLEHMVFKGTDKIGTVDWETEKKYLDTISNLYENHRAEKDLVKKTAIYKEIDRVSLEASNYSVANEYDKMSSSLGATGTNAYTWFEQTVYTNKIPANELDKFLALESERFSQVVLRLFHTELEAVFEEFNRGQDSDGRKRYAAMLKDLFPNHPYGQQNTIGTAEHLKNPSMVDIHNYFDKYYVPNNMAVVLVGDFDFDATINKVNNTFGKFERKEVKHPELPKETPLSAIVENEVFGPTAESISIAYRTGGVNTEDEKLVTLADMVLANGNAGLMDLNLNQKQLVQYAGSSPTFLNDYGYHVLSGSPKEGQSLDELKGLLLEQIEKLKKGEFEDWMIEAVINDLKKSQLSQYESSTAVADAYVNAFIHNEKWEDKVAFLDELKKITKQQLVDFANAFYKDNYVVTYKRKGADDKIVKVQNPGITPVNLNRGANSKYIEDFNKIVSEDLKPVYVDYATAIKETKTDSGIKVSYIDNETNDLFDMNIIFDMGSDSDKKLDLAVGYLEYLGTDKYSNEDLKKEFYKLGIDYYVNTGNEKTYIGLSGLKENLPKGLELLEELLDNAVPNQDAYDKYVQSIAKGRQNNKTNKGSILRRGLLNYAKYGEESSLRNIISVSDLEKVNPQELVDLAKDLKNYKQRMFYYGKDIDKAVAALNVSHKVNAELKDYPEAMTFEEKETGGNVFFVDFDMVQSEMMFLAKGEPFKAENMAASTLFNTYFGGGLSSIVFQEIRESKSLAYSAWSNYSTAREKDDANYVMAYIGTQANKMPQAVDAMMELMNDMPESEAQFNAAKESTLKQIAAQRINKSSIFWSYERLQKLGMSEDNREAMYNAIKDMTLADLREFFDNNIKGEDYNVMVIGNKKDVDLTALNKLGKVQEMDIDHLFNYEKSEDVRL, encoded by the coding sequence ATGAAACATTTAAAATTAGTCTTGGCTGTAGCTATGATTACTTTTGTTGCTAGTTGCAAAAAAGGTAATTCTGATCAATTAGCTGTTAAGACAGAAACACAAAAAGATGCCAATGGTTTTAGTTACGAGAGCGTAGCTAATGATCCGACTGGTTTACGATTGTATACTTTAGACAATGGTCTTAAAGTGTATTTAAGCAAAAACACCGAAGAACCTAAAATCCAAACTTACATTGCAGTAAGAGCAGGTTCAAATTATGATCCTAAAGAGTCTACAGGATTAGCTCATTATCTAGAGCACATGGTTTTTAAAGGAACAGATAAAATAGGTACTGTAGATTGGGAAACCGAAAAAAAGTATTTAGATACTATTTCTAATTTATACGAGAACCATAGAGCAGAAAAAGATCTCGTAAAAAAAACAGCTATTTATAAGGAGATTGATAGAGTGTCGTTAGAAGCTTCTAATTATTCAGTAGCTAATGAGTACGATAAAATGTCAAGTTCTTTAGGAGCTACTGGTACAAATGCTTATACATGGTTTGAGCAAACAGTATATACAAATAAGATTCCTGCTAACGAGTTGGATAAGTTTTTAGCTTTAGAAAGTGAGCGTTTTAGCCAAGTGGTGTTACGTTTATTTCATACAGAATTAGAAGCAGTTTTTGAAGAGTTTAATAGAGGGCAAGATAGTGATGGACGTAAGCGTTACGCTGCAATGTTAAAAGATTTATTCCCTAATCATCCTTATGGACAGCAAAATACTATTGGTACTGCAGAGCATTTAAAAAATCCATCAATGGTGGATATTCATAATTATTTTGATAAATACTATGTACCGAATAATATGGCGGTCGTTTTAGTGGGAGATTTTGATTTTGACGCTACTATAAATAAGGTGAATAATACGTTTGGTAAATTTGAAAGAAAAGAAGTTAAACATCCTGAATTGCCTAAAGAAACACCATTAAGTGCAATAGTAGAAAATGAAGTATTTGGACCAACAGCAGAAAGTATTTCTATTGCGTATAGAACAGGTGGTGTGAATACGGAAGACGAAAAATTGGTGACATTAGCGGATATGGTTTTGGCTAATGGTAATGCAGGTTTGATGGATTTAAATTTAAATCAGAAACAATTAGTACAGTACGCAGGGTCTTCACCTACATTTTTAAATGATTATGGGTATCACGTATTAAGCGGTTCTCCTAAAGAAGGTCAGTCTTTAGATGAGCTTAAAGGTTTGTTATTAGAGCAAATAGAAAAACTTAAAAAAGGAGAATTTGAAGATTGGATGATCGAAGCGGTTATTAATGATTTAAAAAAATCTCAATTAAGTCAATACGAAAGTAGTACGGCTGTAGCTGATGCTTATGTCAATGCTTTTATTCATAACGAAAAATGGGAAGATAAAGTAGCATTTTTGGATGAGTTAAAAAAGATAACAAAACAACAATTAGTTGATTTTGCTAATGCATTTTACAAAGATAATTACGTGGTAACCTATAAGCGTAAAGGAGCCGATGATAAAATTGTTAAAGTACAAAACCCAGGAATAACACCTGTAAACTTAAATAGAGGTGCTAATTCTAAGTATATTGAAGACTTCAATAAAATCGTTTCAGAGGATTTAAAACCGGTGTATGTAGATTATGCTACTGCTATAAAAGAAACGAAAACGGATAGTGGAATAAAAGTATCATATATTGATAATGAAACGAATGATTTATTTGATATGAACATCATTTTCGATATGGGAAGTGATAGTGATAAAAAATTAGATTTAGCTGTTGGATATCTAGAATACCTAGGAACAGACAAATATTCAAATGAAGATTTGAAAAAAGAGTTTTATAAGTTAGGTATAGATTATTACGTAAACACAGGTAACGAGAAAACGTATATAGGTTTAAGTGGTTTAAAAGAAAACTTACCTAAAGGATTAGAGTTGTTAGAAGAATTACTTGATAACGCAGTGCCTAATCAAGACGCGTATGACAAGTATGTACAGTCTATAGCAAAAGGAAGACAAAATAATAAAACTAATAAAGGAAGTATCTTAAGACGTGGTTTATTAAATTATGCTAAATACGGAGAAGAATCAAGTTTACGTAATATTATTTCTGTTAGTGATTTAGAAAAAGTTAACCCACAAGAATTAGTGGATTTAGCTAAAGATTTAAAAAACTATAAACAACGTATGTTTTATTACGGTAAAGATATCGATAAAGCAGTTGCTGCTTTAAATGTATCTCATAAAGTAAATGCTGAATTGAAAGACTATCCAGAAGCAATGACTTTTGAAGAAAAAGAAACAGGTGGAAATGTATTTTTTGTAGATTTTGATATGGTACAATCTGAAATGATGTTTTTAGCTAAGGGAGAACCTTTTAAAGCAGAAAACATGGCAGCTTCAACGTTGTTTAACACCTATTTTGGAGGTGGATTATCATCTATTGTTTTTCAAGAAATTAGAGAGTCTAAATCGTTAGCTTATTCTGCTTGGTCTAATTATAGTACAGCAAGAGAAAAAGACGACGCTAATTATGTTATGGCTTACATTGGTACGCAGGCTAATAAGATGCCTCAGGCTGTTGATGCTATGATGGAGTTGATGAATGATATGCCAGAATCTGAAGCGCAATTTAATGCAGCTAAAGAGTCTACTTTAAAACAGATTGCTGCTCAGCGTATTAATAAGTCAAGTATTTTCTGGAGTTATGAGAGACTTCAAAAATTAGGAATGTCTGAAGATAATAGAGAAGCAATGTATAATGCTATAAAGGACATGACATTAGCAGATTTACGTGAGTTTTTTGATAATAATATTAAAGGAGAAGACTACAACGTTATGGTCATTGGAAACAAGAAAGATGTGGATTTAACGGCGTTAAATAAATTAGGGAAAGTTCAAGAGATGGATATTGACCATTTATTTAATTATGAAAAATCAGAAGACGTTAGACTATAG
- the sucD gene encoding succinate--CoA ligase subunit alpha: MSVLVNKDSKIIVQGFTGSEGTFHAGQMIEYGTNVVGGVTPGKGGQTHLDRPVFNTVQEAVDKAGADTSIIFVPPAFAADAIMEAANAGIKVIICITEGIPVADMIKAAAYIKDRDCRLIGPNCPGVITPGEAKVGIMPGFVFKKGKVGIVSKSGTLTYEAADQVVKQGLGITTAIGIGGDPIIGTTTKEAVELLINDPETECVVMIGEIGGQLEADAANWYKASGSKKPIVGFIAGETAPAGRTMGHAGAIVGGSDDTAQAKKEIMRACGIHVVDSPAEIGKKVAEVMA, translated from the coding sequence ATGAGCGTTTTAGTAAACAAAGATTCAAAAATAATAGTTCAAGGATTTACAGGTAGTGAAGGTACTTTTCACGCTGGTCAAATGATTGAATACGGAACAAATGTAGTAGGTGGTGTAACACCAGGTAAAGGTGGTCAAACACATTTAGATAGACCAGTTTTTAATACAGTTCAAGAAGCTGTAGATAAGGCAGGAGCTGATACATCAATCATTTTTGTCCCGCCAGCATTTGCAGCAGACGCAATAATGGAAGCAGCTAATGCAGGAATAAAAGTAATTATTTGTATTACAGAAGGTATTCCTGTAGCAGATATGATTAAAGCTGCGGCTTACATCAAAGATAGAGACTGTAGATTAATCGGACCTAACTGTCCAGGGGTAATTACTCCAGGAGAAGCTAAAGTTGGTATTATGCCAGGTTTTGTTTTCAAAAAAGGTAAAGTTGGTATTGTATCTAAATCTGGTACTTTAACTTATGAAGCTGCTGATCAAGTTGTAAAACAAGGATTAGGAATAACTACTGCAATTGGTATTGGTGGAGATCCGATTATCGGAACAACGACTAAAGAGGCTGTTGAGTTATTAATTAACGACCCAGAAACGGAATGTGTTGTTATGATTGGAGAAATTGGAGGTCAATTAGAAGCAGATGCTGCTAATTGGTACAAAGCTTCTGGAAGTAAAAAACCTATCGTTGGTTTTATTGCAGGAGAAACTGCACCAGCAGGACGTACAATGGGTCATGCAGGAGCAATTGTAGGTGGATCTGATGATACAGCTCAAGCTAAAAAAGAAATTATGAGAGCATGTGGAATTCACGTTGTAGATTCTCCAGCAGAAATTGGTAAAAAAGTTGCTGAAGTTATGGCATAA
- a CDS encoding UDP-3-O-(3-hydroxymyristoyl)glucosamine N-acyltransferase: protein MKFPKPHTLEAIAKLIDCQFIGDENFEVTGMNEIHVVTPGDIVFVDHPKYYDKALQSAATIVLINKEVDCPEGKALLISDDPFRDFNKLTHYFKPFVSANSAISASAIIGKNTKIQPNCFIGHNVVIGADCVIHSNVSIYDDAVIGNNVTIHAGTVLGASAFYYKNRPEGFDQLKSGGRVVIEDNVDIGALCTIDKGVTGDTIIGEGSKLDNQIQVGHDTVIGKKCLIASQTGIAGCCIIEDEVTLWGQVGTTSGITIGKKANVLGQTGVTKSIAGGKSYFGTPIEESRVKLKELAYIKRIPDIIKQLKNK, encoded by the coding sequence ATGAAATTCCCTAAACCACATACTTTAGAAGCTATTGCAAAACTTATAGATTGTCAATTTATTGGCGATGAAAATTTTGAAGTGACGGGCATGAACGAGATTCATGTTGTTACTCCTGGAGATATTGTTTTTGTAGATCATCCCAAATATTATGATAAAGCATTACAAAGTGCAGCCACTATTGTTTTAATTAACAAAGAAGTGGACTGTCCTGAAGGTAAAGCATTATTAATAAGTGATGATCCGTTTAGAGATTTTAATAAGTTAACGCATTATTTTAAACCTTTTGTAAGTGCTAATAGTGCTATTTCGGCTTCAGCCATAATTGGAAAAAACACGAAAATACAGCCTAATTGCTTTATTGGCCATAATGTGGTCATCGGAGCGGATTGTGTTATTCATTCTAACGTTAGTATTTATGACGATGCTGTTATAGGTAATAATGTAACCATACATGCAGGAACTGTTTTAGGAGCAAGTGCTTTTTACTATAAAAATAGACCAGAAGGATTTGATCAATTAAAATCTGGAGGTAGGGTCGTTATTGAAGATAATGTTGATATTGGAGCACTTTGTACTATAGATAAAGGTGTGACGGGAGATACTATTATTGGAGAAGGCTCTAAATTAGATAATCAAATACAAGTTGGACACGATACTGTTATCGGTAAAAAATGTTTAATTGCCTCGCAAACGGGTATTGCGGGTTGTTGTATTATTGAAGACGAAGTGACGCTTTGGGGACAAGTTGGTACAACAAGTGGAATAACTATTGGTAAAAAAGCAAATGTTTTAGGTCAAACAGGAGTGACAAAATCAATAGCAGGAGGGAAGTCGTATTTTGGAACACCAATTGAAGAATCAAGAGTGAAATTAAAAGAGTTAGCTTATATTAAGCGAATTCCAGATATAATTAAACAATTAAAAAACAAGTAG